The following coding sequences lie in one Actinomycetota bacterium genomic window:
- a CDS encoding aminodeoxychorismate/anthranilate synthase component II has product MTRILVVDNYDSFVFNLVQYLAQLGADVTVLRNDEVTPAEALAFDGVLLSPGPGTPEDAGVCVAIVQECGGKLPILGVCLGHQAIGVAFGATVGRAPELLHGKVSLVHHGDIGVMHGLPDPFTATRYHSLAIDPATMPAELEITGQTDSGVIMGVRHRSLPIEGVQFHPESVLTEGGHRMLANWLAECGDENAIANSVGLAPVVHH; this is encoded by the coding sequence ATGACCCGGATCTTGGTTGTGGACAACTATGACTCATTTGTCTTCAACCTCGTGCAGTACTTGGCACAACTTGGAGCTGACGTCACAGTCTTGCGCAATGACGAGGTCACGCCGGCTGAAGCTTTGGCCTTTGATGGCGTGCTGCTGTCTCCTGGGCCGGGTACTCCCGAGGATGCCGGAGTCTGCGTTGCCATCGTTCAGGAGTGCGGCGGCAAACTGCCAATCTTGGGAGTGTGTCTTGGCCATCAGGCCATTGGCGTGGCCTTTGGCGCAACCGTTGGACGTGCTCCTGAACTGCTGCATGGCAAGGTCTCGCTGGTGCACCATGGCGACATTGGCGTGATGCACGGACTCCCCGATCCGTTCACTGCTACGCGCTATCACTCGCTGGCGATCGACCCGGCAACCATGCCGGCCGAACTCGAGATCACTGGTCAGACCGACAGCGGCGTCATCATGGGTGTTCGCCACCGCTCGCTGCCGATCGAAGGCGTGCAATTTCACCCGGAGTCAGTACTGACCGAGGGGGGCCATCGCATGCTGGCGAACTGGTTGGCCGAGTGTGGCGATGAAAACGCCATAGCCAACAGCGTGGGGCTCGCCCCTGTGGTGCATCACTAG
- a CDS encoding peptidylprolyl isomerase, giving the protein MTSTATLHTNKGDIRINLFDDHAPKTVNNFTGLADGSVEWTNPKTGEKSSAPLYDGVIFHRVIPGFMIQGGDPLGTGTGGPGFKFADEFHPELSFDRPYLLAMANSGPNTNGSQFFITVGATTWLNFKHTIFGEVADQESRDVVDSITSSPIGPQDRPLEQIVINSVTITRG; this is encoded by the coding sequence ATGACTTCAACGGCCACACTGCACACCAACAAGGGTGACATTCGCATCAACCTCTTCGACGACCATGCACCAAAGACCGTGAACAACTTCACCGGCTTGGCAGACGGGTCAGTTGAGTGGACCAATCCCAAGACTGGTGAGAAGTCCTCTGCTCCGCTCTACGACGGTGTCATTTTCCACCGCGTCATTCCTGGCTTCATGATCCAAGGCGGCGACCCACTTGGTACCGGCACAGGTGGCCCGGGCTTCAAGTTTGCCGATGAGTTTCACCCCGAACTCAGTTTCGATCGCCCGTATCTCCTGGCGATGGCCAACTCCGGACCCAACACCAACGGCTCGCAGTTCTTCATCACCGTCGGAGCAACGACATGGTTGAACTTCAAGCACACCATTTTCGGTGAAGTTGCTGACCAAGAGTCTCGTGACGTCGTTGATTCCATCACTTCTTCACCGATTGGCCCCCAGGATCGACCTCTCGAGCAGATCGTCATCAACTCGGTCACCATCACCCGCGGATAG
- a CDS encoding DLW-39 family protein: MKKLLVLGIIVGVGYFAYKQYLANQDETDLWSEPTQEPDLR, translated from the coding sequence GTGAAAAAATTATTAGTGCTCGGAATCATCGTCGGCGTCGGCTACTTCGCCTACAAGCAGTACTTGGCGAACCAGGACGAGACCGATCTTTGGTCAGAGCCAACACAGGAACCTGATCTACGATAA
- the gyrA gene encoding DNA gyrase subunit A, whose product MSEDTEVISSHGRIEPVDLQTEMQRSYLEYSMSVIVSRALPDVRDGLKPVHRRVLYAMYDGGYRPDRNFSKSARVVGDVMGSYHPHGDSAIYDALVRLAQPWSLRYPLVQGQGNFGSPGNDPPAAQRYTECRMAPLAMEMVRDIDEETVDFGPNYDGRTQEPLVLPSRFPNLLVNGSSGIAVGMATNIPPHNLREIAAAAQWVLANPEATTEERMSALIGIVKGPDFPTGALIVGRKGIEDAYRTGRGSITMRAVVTVDEDARGRQVLIVTQLPYQVNPDNLLLRVAELVGDGKLTGISDVRDDSSSRTGMRLVFELKRDAVAQVVLNQLFKHTQLQDNFGANMLALVDGVPRTLTLEAFIRFWVTHQVEVIQRRTRYRLRKAEERAHILRGYLKALDALDEVIALIRASATVDDARTGLMELLEIDEVQSTAILDMQLRRLAALEHQKIVDEYEELMTRIADYNDILSNEPRQRSIISEELAEITEKFGDDRRTDFVAWDGDVTDEDLIAVEDVVLTITSGGYAKRTKAELYREQRRGGKGVKGAALRQDDVVEHMFVTTTHHWLLFFTNKGRVYRAKAYQLPEAGRDARGQHVANLLAFQPDETIAQVLAIADYEAGEHLVLATLKGMVKKTKLADYDTNRTGGIIAINLADDDELISAQLVSENDHLMLFSRKGMSARFDAKDETLRPMGRATSGVIGMRFRGEDSLLAMDVAREGAFVVTVTDGGYAKRTAIDEWAPKGRGILGVRAMRLVEERGSLVGALVCDEADQIFAIASNGVVIRTSVDQVRPSGRDTMGVRLMNLAEGDAIVAVARGQETDEEAIEVELGAQDQAPEPSADPAEPSA is encoded by the coding sequence GTGTCTGAAGACACTGAAGTAATTAGCTCGCATGGTCGGATCGAACCTGTTGATCTTCAAACAGAGATGCAACGCTCCTACCTCGAGTATTCGATGTCGGTCATCGTCTCGCGGGCACTGCCCGATGTGCGCGATGGATTGAAGCCGGTGCACCGTCGCGTGCTCTACGCGATGTACGACGGTGGATACCGCCCCGATCGCAACTTCTCCAAGAGCGCTCGCGTGGTCGGCGACGTCATGGGCAGCTACCACCCGCACGGCGACAGCGCGATCTACGACGCACTTGTGCGCCTGGCCCAGCCGTGGTCGCTTCGCTACCCGCTCGTGCAGGGGCAGGGCAATTTCGGTTCACCAGGCAACGATCCGCCAGCCGCCCAGCGCTACACCGAATGCCGCATGGCACCCCTGGCCATGGAGATGGTCCGCGATATCGACGAAGAAACTGTCGACTTCGGACCGAACTACGACGGCCGTACCCAAGAGCCACTCGTGCTGCCCAGCCGATTCCCCAATCTGCTGGTCAACGGCAGCTCGGGCATCGCTGTTGGCATGGCCACGAATATCCCGCCGCACAACTTGCGCGAGATCGCGGCAGCAGCGCAATGGGTGCTAGCCAACCCTGAAGCCACAACCGAGGAGCGCATGTCTGCGCTCATCGGGATTGTCAAGGGCCCTGATTTCCCAACCGGCGCGCTAATCGTTGGCCGCAAGGGCATTGAAGACGCGTATCGCACTGGCCGCGGTTCCATCACGATGCGTGCCGTCGTCACGGTCGATGAAGATGCGCGCGGTCGGCAAGTTCTCATCGTCACCCAACTGCCATACCAAGTGAATCCCGACAATCTGTTGCTCCGCGTGGCAGAGCTTGTGGGAGACGGAAAACTCACCGGAATTTCCGATGTGCGTGACGATTCAAGTTCGCGCACCGGTATGCGTCTGGTCTTCGAGCTCAAGCGCGATGCCGTGGCCCAGGTGGTCCTGAATCAACTCTTCAAGCACACGCAACTTCAGGATAACTTCGGCGCAAACATGCTGGCGTTGGTCGATGGCGTCCCACGCACTCTCACACTTGAGGCCTTCATCCGATTCTGGGTCACCCACCAGGTTGAGGTCATCCAACGCCGTACCCGCTATCGCCTGCGCAAAGCAGAAGAGCGTGCGCACATTCTTCGCGGCTACCTGAAGGCGCTCGACGCGCTCGACGAAGTCATCGCATTGATTCGTGCATCGGCGACTGTGGACGATGCGCGTACCGGACTGATGGAACTTCTCGAGATCGACGAGGTTCAGTCAACAGCAATTCTTGATATGCAATTGCGTCGTCTTGCAGCACTTGAGCATCAGAAGATCGTTGACGAATACGAAGAGCTCATGACGCGCATCGCTGACTACAACGACATTCTCAGCAATGAACCTCGTCAGCGTTCGATCATCTCGGAAGAGCTTGCAGAGATCACCGAGAAGTTTGGTGACGACCGCCGCACTGACTTTGTGGCTTGGGATGGCGACGTCACTGATGAAGATCTCATAGCCGTTGAAGATGTTGTGCTCACGATCACTTCAGGCGGATACGCCAAGCGCACCAAGGCCGAGCTCTATCGTGAGCAGCGTCGCGGCGGCAAGGGAGTCAAGGGCGCAGCCCTGCGACAAGACGACGTGGTCGAGCACATGTTCGTCACGACAACGCATCACTGGCTCTTGTTCTTCACGAATAAGGGTCGGGTCTATCGCGCGAAGGCATACCAACTGCCCGAAGCCGGCCGCGATGCGCGTGGGCAGCATGTGGCCAACCTGTTGGCCTTCCAGCCCGATGAAACGATCGCGCAAGTTCTTGCAATCGCCGACTACGAGGCTGGCGAGCACTTGGTACTTGCCACCCTGAAGGGGATGGTGAAGAAGACCAAGCTCGCCGACTACGACACCAATCGCACCGGCGGCATCATCGCGATCAATCTTGCCGACGACGATGAGTTGATCTCTGCTCAGCTCGTCTCCGAGAACGATCACCTGATGCTCTTCTCACGTAAAGGCATGTCGGCCCGCTTCGACGCCAAGGACGAAACTCTTCGACCGATGGGTCGAGCGACCAGTGGTGTCATCGGGATGCGTTTCCGCGGAGAGGATTCCCTCCTTGCTATGGACGTAGCCCGCGAGGGCGCCTTCGTTGTGACCGTCACCGATGGTGGCTATGCAAAGCGCACCGCGATTGATGAGTGGGCTCCCAAGGGACGCGGCATTCTCGGCGTGCGTGCCATGCGTCTGGTCGAGGAACGTGGCTCGCTGGTCGGTGCCTTGGTTTGCGACGAGGCCGACCAGATCTTTGCCATCGCTTCCAACGGCGTTGTCATTCGCACGAGCGTGGATCAAGTAAGGCCCTCTGGTCGCGACACCATGGGCGTGCGCCTGATGAACCTCGCTGAAGGTGATGCCATCGTTGCGGTAGCGCGAGGCCAAGAGACCGATGAGGAAGCGATCGAAGTCGAGCTTGGTGCACAAGATCAGGCTCCGGAGCCATCGGCGGACCCTGCTGAACCAAGCGCTTAA
- a CDS encoding rhomboid family intramembrane serine protease — translation MASAETISVRTPLGGRAISKPYLTYALIGINVAIFLLQLSVGVDQSASNWGMWPIGIAANGDYWSLLTSAFLHGSFLHIAFNMYVLFVMGPTLERVLGHARFFVLYMLAALGGAVASYAFSDIHTVSVGASGAIFGLMGAFVVAGRRLRYDITQVLVLLAINLAFGFIQPNVDWRAHLGGLVVGALVAAIFVFAPRKNQIAWQAVGCFGVLTILIVTTLVRTAQIQDLLIPVLPSLQT, via the coding sequence GTGGCAAGCGCTGAGACCATTTCGGTGCGCACGCCGCTTGGTGGACGAGCCATCTCCAAGCCATATCTGACGTATGCGCTGATCGGGATCAATGTTGCGATCTTCTTGTTGCAGCTGTCGGTTGGGGTAGACCAATCAGCCTCGAACTGGGGCATGTGGCCCATTGGCATCGCGGCCAATGGCGACTATTGGTCGCTGCTCACGAGCGCCTTTCTACACGGATCGTTTCTGCACATCGCCTTCAACATGTACGTGTTGTTTGTGATGGGACCAACCCTTGAACGAGTACTCGGCCACGCCCGCTTCTTCGTGCTCTACATGCTTGCTGCACTTGGTGGAGCGGTGGCCTCGTACGCCTTCTCCGACATCCACACGGTCTCGGTGGGAGCAAGTGGCGCGATCTTCGGACTCATGGGGGCGTTCGTTGTCGCCGGCCGTCGTCTTCGCTACGACATCACCCAAGTGCTGGTTCTGCTTGCGATCAACCTGGCCTTCGGTTTCATTCAGCCCAATGTCGATTGGCGGGCCCATTTGGGTGGTCTCGTCGTTGGCGCTTTAGTGGCGGCCATCTTCGTCTTCGCCCCGCGCAAGAATCAGATCGCGTGGCAGGCGGTCGGCTGCTTTGGTGTCCTGACCATCTTGATCGTGACCACATTGGTGCGTACCGCGCAGATCCAGGATCTGCTCATTCCTGTTCTCCCGAGCCTGCAGACCTAG
- a CDS encoding Txe/YoeB family addiction module toxin — protein sequence MRFVWDEQAWTDYLYWQGQDRRVLKRINELLRDIAQGALIDEPNVGIGKPEALKHGLHGYWSRRITDEHRLVYKVVDQEVRVAACRFHYTL from the coding sequence ATGAGATTCGTTTGGGATGAGCAAGCCTGGACTGACTATCTCTACTGGCAGGGTCAGGATCGTCGAGTACTGAAGCGGATCAATGAGCTATTGCGCGATATCGCTCAAGGGGCGCTCATCGATGAACCGAATGTCGGCATAGGCAAGCCGGAAGCACTGAAGCATGGATTGCACGGCTACTGGTCGCGACGCATCACTGATGAGCATCGTTTGGTCTACAAAGTCGTTGATCAAGAAGTACGTGTTGCAGCCTGTCGCTTCCACTACACCTTGTAG
- a CDS encoding type II toxin-antitoxin system prevent-host-death family antitoxin, which yields MKTMTYTQTRANLAQTLDSVTNDREEVIVTRAGHDPVVIVSLEDYESLKETAYLLQNPANAARLIAAIERLESGLGQDRQLLE from the coding sequence ATGAAAACCATGACGTACACACAGACGCGTGCGAATTTGGCTCAGACCTTGGATTCGGTCACCAATGATCGTGAAGAAGTCATCGTGACCCGGGCTGGCCATGACCCTGTGGTGATCGTCTCGCTTGAAGATTACGAATCCCTCAAGGAGACGGCCTATCTGCTGCAAAACCCCGCGAACGCTGCGCGACTCATCGCCGCGATTGAGCGTCTGGAGTCCGGTCTTGGCCAGGATCGACAACTCCTGGAATGA
- a CDS encoding cell division protein CrgA — protein MPESKRRKKDNGYTPPPSMGERKIARLGSPRWLAPLMVACFLIGLIYIVVFYIAGAQIPIMRDLNNLVNIGIGFGFIIAGFFLSTRWQ, from the coding sequence GTGCCAGAGTCCAAGCGTCGCAAGAAGGACAACGGGTACACACCGCCTCCAAGCATGGGCGAGCGCAAGATTGCCAGACTCGGATCCCCCCGCTGGCTGGCGCCACTCATGGTGGCCTGCTTCCTCATCGGCCTGATCTACATCGTGGTCTTCTACATCGCTGGTGCACAGATTCCGATCATGCGTGATCTCAACAATCTGGTGAATATCGGCATTGGCTTTGGATTCATCATCGCCGGATTCTTCCTATCCACGAGATGGCAGTAG